One genomic window of Enoplosus armatus isolate fEnoArm2 chromosome 19, fEnoArm2.hap1, whole genome shotgun sequence includes the following:
- the LOC139302610 gene encoding poly(A) polymerase beta-like: protein MRHKRWVLPAFKQKKKKKKKKKKKSTTTIATHPIKHQAPPFPVPKWYGITGPISNDLPEEADLLQTREMIDTLKPHGVFEDDMELRHREKVVKKLESLYKEWLKEICEMMNLPETVTANVGGKIFPFGSYQLGVHSKGTDIDALCVGPGFLDRGDFFTSFFNKLKAQEEVKDIRAIEDAFVPVIKLSFDDIEVIWAGLVESKLRHLVGTLERNVYISRAHVNLQSFAGYRKADSK, encoded by the exons atgcgccaTAAACGCTGGGTGCTACCCGCCtttaaacagaagaagaagaagaagaagaagaagaagaagaagagtactACAACTATCGCCACCCA TCCAATCAAGCACCAAGCGCCACCATTCCCAGTACCCAAGTGGTATGGGATCACTGGTCCGATCAGCAATGATCTGCCTGAAGAAGCTGATCTATTGCAGACCAGGGAGATGATTGACACTCTCAAGCCACATGGTGTGTTTGAAGACGACATGGAGCTCCGTCACCG AGAGAAAGTTGTCAAAAAACTGGAGTCACTTTATAAGGAGTGGCTCAAAGAAATCTGTGAAATGATG aACTTACCTGAAACGGTAACGGCAAACGTTGGAGGCAAGATCTTCCCGTTTGGATCTTACCAATTGGGAGTTCACTCAAAAG GCACTGATATCGATGCCCTCTGTGTCGGACCCGGGTTTCTCGACAGAGGGgacttcttcacctccttcttcaaTAAGCTTAAAGCTCAGGAGGAGGTCAAAGACATACGG GCCATTGAAGATGCATTTGTTCCTGTCATAAAGCTGTCGTTTGATGACATTGAGGTAATTTG GGCTGGCCTGGTGGAGTCCAAACTCAGACACCTGGTTGGAACTCTGGAGAGAAACGTGTACATTTCCCGGGCCCATGTGAATCTTCAGTCCTTCGCTGGATACAGGAAGGCCGATAGCAAGTAG
- the LOC139302569 gene encoding uncharacterized protein, whose amino-acid sequence MPQLTATAVLQLALLLSAVPAQYFISRWSGSTAVQRYHATTRLLRIWKEWRKSVINGTAWMDWASQQMSRVQSLVGLGQEVPQESLAIETLLYDNDQEFFGASKTARSPRPLYVFLRVGEVVMERKGHMVGVVVSWDPELRAPPEWVEKMYSNSENPKAEKTPHYKVLFSGPGPSSLFVGYLPQTQLERITGMRPDIPTLENYFTHFDGERFVMQPWLREIFPEDDNVDA is encoded by the exons ATGCCTCAGCTCACGGCCACCGCGGTGCTGCAGCTCGCGCTGCTGCTCTCCGCTGTGCCCGCGCAGTACTTCATCTCCCGGTGGAGCGGCTCCACGGCGGTGCAGCGCTACCACGCGACCACACG GTTGCTTAGAATTTGGAAAGAGTGGAGGAAATCTGTCATCAATGGCACAGCATGGATGGACTGGGCAAGCCAGCAGATGTCCAGAGTCCA GTCTTTGGTTGGCTTGGGACAGGAAGTGCCACAAGAGTCACTTGCCATAGAGACCCTGCTTTATGACAATGACCAGGAGTTCTTTGGAG CCTCCAAGACAGCGCGCAGCCCTCGTCCTCTGTATGTGTTCCTGCGGGTCGGAGAGGTggtgatggagagaaagggCCACATGGTTGGGGTGGTGGTGAGCTGGGACCCTGAGCTACGAGCCCCTCCAGAGTGGGTCGAAAAAATGTATTCCAACTCTGAG aACCCCAAAGCAGAGAAGACGCCTCATTATAAAGTGCTGTTCAGCGGGCCTGgaccctcctctctgtttgtcgGATACTTGCCTCAGACACAACTGGAGCGCATCACTGGGATGAGG CCGGACATCCCCACCTTGGAGAATTACTTCACCCATTTTGATGGGGAGCGCTTCGTCATGCAGCCCTGGCTCAGAGAGATCTTCCCGGAGGATGACAATGTGGACGCCTGA